In Promicromonospora sp. Populi, one genomic interval encodes:
- a CDS encoding ATP-binding protein, which translates to MKTPHPGQWRLARIELVNWGTFSGHHAVPVPRDGFLLTGHSGSGKSSLVDAVAAVLTPPEHLRFNVAAAGTGAAEREAGDRDVVSYARGAWRHRTDESTGEVVADHLRSGATWSGILLRYSNGTDALDGTVTLVRLFHLTRGSSTPSTLNVVVRGEVGLLDFERYVRSGPDVAGVTGAWPDATVSERHGPFAAAFTQALGISSEQALVLLHRTQSAKNLGSLDDLFRGHMLDEPGTFELAAQAVGQFADVARAYADIETSRRQIEHLSRLANLTKAYDDGSAAGVRAATLRGSLETFKDAWKLDLARGALAEARAAEERAQHHRQAADTEVDVAANTHQQAVNVLGARGGQALATQADRLQRAGEIAALVRTRRGELTTDLRSVDMTMPETFAEFAALKEKARWELGGVRRWPPARCRRSPAPCPSSRRGSWPPCRPVRSRRSPPGRCPRSPREPSPLSDVLVPPRHST; encoded by the coding sequence ATGAAGACCCCGCACCCCGGACAGTGGCGCCTCGCGCGCATCGAGCTGGTCAACTGGGGCACGTTCTCCGGGCACCACGCGGTACCGGTGCCGCGGGACGGGTTCCTGCTCACGGGCCATTCGGGCTCGGGCAAGTCGTCGCTGGTCGACGCCGTCGCAGCGGTCCTGACCCCGCCGGAGCACCTGCGGTTCAACGTGGCCGCGGCGGGCACGGGGGCCGCCGAACGCGAGGCCGGTGACCGCGACGTGGTCTCGTACGCGCGCGGCGCATGGCGGCACCGCACCGACGAGAGCACTGGCGAGGTCGTGGCCGACCACCTGCGCTCGGGTGCAACCTGGTCGGGCATCCTGCTGCGGTACTCGAACGGCACGGATGCCCTCGACGGCACCGTGACCCTCGTGCGCCTGTTCCACCTCACACGGGGCTCGTCGACGCCGTCGACGCTGAACGTAGTGGTGCGGGGCGAGGTCGGGCTGCTGGACTTCGAGCGGTACGTGCGCTCCGGACCCGACGTCGCGGGTGTGACCGGGGCCTGGCCCGACGCGACGGTGAGCGAGCGGCACGGGCCGTTCGCCGCGGCGTTCACCCAGGCCCTCGGCATCAGCTCGGAGCAGGCGCTGGTGCTGCTGCACCGCACCCAGTCGGCGAAGAACCTGGGCAGCCTGGACGACCTGTTCCGCGGGCACATGCTCGACGAGCCGGGCACGTTCGAGCTGGCGGCGCAGGCCGTGGGCCAGTTCGCGGACGTCGCCCGGGCCTACGCCGACATCGAGACCTCACGCCGGCAGATCGAGCACCTGAGCCGGCTCGCAAACCTGACCAAGGCGTACGACGACGGCTCGGCCGCCGGCGTGCGCGCCGCGACCCTGCGCGGCTCGCTGGAGACGTTCAAGGACGCGTGGAAGCTCGACCTCGCGCGTGGCGCACTCGCGGAGGCACGCGCGGCGGAGGAGCGCGCGCAGCACCACCGCCAGGCCGCCGACACCGAGGTCGACGTCGCCGCGAACACGCACCAGCAGGCCGTGAACGTGCTCGGCGCCCGCGGTGGGCAGGCGCTCGCCACGCAGGCCGACCGGCTGCAGCGCGCCGGTGAGATCGCCGCGCTGGTCCGCACCCGGCGGGGCGAGCTCACCACCGACCTGCGGTCCGTGGACATGACCATGCCCGAGACGTTCGCTGAGTTCGCGGCGCTCAAGGAGAAGGCCCGCTGGGAGCTCGGCGGTGTACGCCGCTGGCCACCGGCGCGGTGCCGACGCTCACCGGCGCCCTGCCCGTCGTCTCGACGGGGCAGCTGGCCACCGTGTCGACCGGTCCGGTCCCGTCGGTCGCCACCGGGGCGCTGTCCTCGGTCGCCACGGGAGCCATCACCGCTGTCGGACGTTCTCGTGCCCCCGAGGCACTCGACGTGA
- a CDS encoding DUF4194 domain-containing protein — protein sequence MTEPDVTGPADLRSSRPGRPAGGRAQSAPSSTGGQAVQESGDGGGGVRLWPGDHGTLPAPARHALARLVRGPYLAEESDPDIWRALLTNEDVVRERLADQYLDLVVDADAQVAFVRDVPAADTPQVVREVTLTFLDTALLLHLRALLLDSADGRVAISRDEAADHLGAYRRRGGGSPMDFTRQLDATWARLIESGMLEPLSGDRCVVSPVLRTVFGADQVAALSAEYARLAKESA from the coding sequence GTGACAGAACCCGACGTGACCGGACCCGCAGACCTCCGCAGCTCCCGCCCAGGCCGACCGGCCGGCGGCCGCGCGCAGTCCGCGCCGTCGAGCACCGGTGGCCAGGCCGTTCAGGAGAGCGGCGACGGCGGTGGTGGAGTCCGCCTCTGGCCCGGCGACCACGGCACCCTGCCGGCACCCGCGCGCCACGCGCTTGCCCGGCTGGTGCGCGGTCCCTACCTGGCGGAGGAGTCCGACCCGGACATCTGGCGCGCGCTGCTGACCAACGAGGACGTGGTCCGCGAGCGCCTCGCCGACCAGTACCTCGACCTCGTGGTCGACGCCGACGCGCAGGTCGCGTTCGTGCGCGACGTCCCGGCCGCTGACACACCCCAGGTGGTGCGCGAGGTGACGCTGACGTTCCTCGACACCGCGCTGCTGCTGCACCTGCGCGCCCTGCTGCTCGACTCGGCGGACGGGCGCGTGGCGATCAGCCGGGACGAGGCGGCCGATCACCTCGGCGCGTACCGGCGTCGCGGCGGCGGCTCGCCCATGGACTTCACCCGCCAGCTGGACGCGACGTGGGCGCGGCTGATCGAGTCAGGCATGCTGGAGCCGCTCAGCGGGGACCGGTGCGTGGTCTCCCCCGTGCTGCGGACCGTGTTCGGCGCGGACCAGGTAGCGGCGCTGAGCGCCGAGTACGCACGGCTGGCAAAGGAGAGCGCATGA
- a CDS encoding DUF3375 domain-containing protein, translating to MGTASSPGDADVPRQAAGHGAGRRGQAARGVRALLQEHPAWVLLRSRNAAAAVVLLDRNLGASRRRLPVEQLADRIDDDIPELRRAGFELPYSGYFYVSEWIDEGVLVRRRTTPVAGEPGVETVELSDGALLAVRFVSRLSRPHPAVTPSRLGAVLTSLHTLADEADPDPESRLASLLEQRAALDARIERARRGDDRALPPDAAVERAREILALAGDIPADLARVRNELERTDRELRRRLLESDGSRDTFLDDIYRGVDHLAESEAGRGLVGFRDLLRQAEHTAQDDVGRVLDSVHLAPGEASALRRLLPTLQDAADELTDTMAVLRRALQRMVRSGELPAERALRRLIGEAQDAALIAAPDTAPGVEMRLTLHTGTVAPWSVGGIVPHNPGGEDVEAPAAAPASPARAVSLKALRSLARDSEIDVDELRGHVNERVRQVGRATVASVLAAHPATQGAASVVGLLMLAEQNGSPTGNRDDVHWRSDRGVARRAVLPQHQFEEQVP from the coding sequence ATGGGTACTGCGAGCTCACCGGGCGACGCCGACGTGCCCCGGCAGGCCGCCGGGCACGGGGCGGGTCGTCGCGGCCAGGCGGCGCGCGGCGTACGCGCCCTTCTCCAGGAGCATCCGGCGTGGGTGCTGCTGCGGTCGAGGAACGCCGCGGCCGCCGTCGTGCTGCTGGACCGCAACCTCGGCGCGTCCCGCCGTCGGCTCCCGGTAGAGCAGCTCGCTGACCGAATCGACGACGACATCCCCGAGCTGCGCCGCGCCGGGTTCGAGCTGCCCTACTCCGGCTACTTCTACGTCTCCGAGTGGATCGACGAGGGCGTGCTGGTGCGCCGTCGTACCACGCCGGTCGCCGGCGAGCCGGGTGTGGAGACCGTCGAGCTGTCCGACGGCGCGCTGCTCGCCGTCCGGTTCGTCTCCCGGCTCAGCAGGCCGCACCCGGCGGTGACCCCGTCGCGGCTCGGCGCCGTGCTGACGAGCCTGCACACGCTGGCCGACGAGGCCGACCCCGATCCCGAGTCGCGCCTCGCGTCCCTGCTGGAGCAGCGCGCCGCCCTCGACGCCCGGATCGAGCGCGCCCGCCGCGGCGACGACCGGGCGCTGCCGCCGGACGCCGCCGTCGAGCGAGCCCGCGAGATCCTCGCCCTCGCCGGCGACATCCCCGCAGACCTGGCCCGGGTACGCAACGAGCTGGAGCGCACCGACCGCGAGCTGCGCCGCCGGCTCCTGGAGTCCGACGGTTCGCGCGACACGTTCCTCGACGACATCTACCGCGGCGTGGACCACCTCGCCGAGTCCGAGGCCGGTCGTGGCCTGGTCGGGTTCCGCGACCTGCTGCGGCAGGCGGAGCACACGGCGCAGGACGACGTCGGACGCGTGCTCGACAGCGTGCACCTGGCGCCCGGCGAGGCGTCCGCGCTGCGCCGCCTGCTGCCCACGTTGCAGGACGCCGCCGATGAGCTCACCGACACGATGGCCGTGCTGCGCCGCGCGCTGCAGCGCATGGTGCGGTCCGGCGAGCTCCCGGCCGAGCGTGCGCTGCGCCGCCTGATCGGCGAGGCGCAGGACGCGGCCCTGATCGCCGCCCCCGACACCGCGCCCGGCGTCGAGATGCGCCTCACGCTGCACACCGGCACGGTGGCCCCCTGGTCGGTGGGCGGCATCGTGCCCCACAACCCCGGCGGGGAGGACGTCGAGGCCCCGGCCGCGGCACCCGCCTCGCCGGCGCGGGCCGTCTCGCTGAAGGCGCTGCGGTCGCTGGCCCGCGACTCCGAGATCGACGTCGACGAGCTGCGCGGGCACGTGAACGAGCGAGTCCGGCAGGTGGGCCGCGCCACCGTCGCCTCCGTGCTCGCAGCGCACCCCGCGACCCAGGGTGCCGCGAGCGTGGTCGGGCTGCTGATGCTCGCCGAGCAGAACGGTTCGCCTACCGGCAACCGCGACGACGTGCACTGGCGGTCCGATCGCGGCGTCGCACGGCGGGCCGTACTTCCCCAGCACCAGTTCGAGGAGCAAGTCCCGTGA
- a CDS encoding helix-turn-helix domain-containing protein gives MAEHRREGTLLTTAAQIVVRIRAERELSMSSLAVLAGVPTSTISRIESGQIEPTLGMIRRIALGAGYHLHLQYYDLFSGKLEDDALQIAAVEGTADGDDGPVR, from the coding sequence ATGGCCGAGCATCGACGGGAGGGCACCTTGCTCACGACCGCAGCCCAGATCGTTGTCAGGATCCGAGCCGAGCGAGAGCTCAGCATGAGTTCACTGGCCGTGCTGGCCGGCGTGCCCACGTCGACGATCAGCCGTATCGAGTCCGGGCAGATCGAGCCCACGCTCGGGATGATCCGGCGGATCGCGCTCGGGGCCGGCTACCACCTCCACCTGCAGTATTACGACCTGTTCTCGGGAAAGCTCGAGGACGACGCGCTCCAGATCGCCGCCGTCGAGGGGACGGCGGACGGCGACGACGGCCCCGTCCGCTAG
- a CDS encoding YdcF family protein: MPNVMIPVAVREDVETLWSYHDLQHEPRPVDVCIGLGGHDLGVADYTADLYLEGLFRQIVFTGANAPTTVDAFPQGEALGYRDHAIARGVQAGAMLVEPTATNTSENLEYSRKLLADHNVEPSSVLLVSHPYQQRRAFATCRVVWPEVDVLCVSRPLPLDAYVRTIGDADRVVDMLVGETQRLTLYADLGFISREEELPDDVVGAFDRLVTAGYTSRLVEDRRPIDV; the protein is encoded by the coding sequence ATGCCGAACGTCATGATCCCCGTCGCAGTGCGGGAGGACGTAGAGACGCTGTGGTCGTACCACGACCTGCAGCACGAGCCGCGACCGGTCGACGTCTGCATCGGCCTGGGCGGTCACGACCTTGGCGTGGCCGACTACACGGCCGACCTCTACCTCGAAGGACTGTTCCGGCAGATCGTCTTCACCGGGGCAAACGCACCGACCACCGTCGACGCGTTTCCCCAGGGCGAGGCCCTCGGCTACCGCGATCACGCCATCGCCCGGGGTGTCCAGGCCGGCGCCATGCTCGTCGAGCCGACCGCTACCAACACGAGCGAGAACCTGGAGTACAGCCGCAAGCTGCTCGCCGACCACAATGTCGAGCCGTCCTCCGTGCTGCTCGTCTCGCACCCCTACCAGCAGCGACGCGCGTTCGCGACGTGCCGGGTCGTGTGGCCCGAGGTCGACGTGCTCTGCGTGTCCCGCCCCCTGCCGCTCGACGCCTACGTCCGGACGATCGGCGACGCCGACCGGGTGGTCGACATGCTCGTCGGCGAGACGCAGCGCCTCACGCTGTACGCCGACCTCGGGTTCATCTCCCGCGAGGAGGAGCTGCCGGACGACGTGGTGGGCGCGTTCGACCGGCTCGTGACGGCCGGGTACACGTCGCGGCTGGTGGAGGACCGCCGTCCGATCGACGTGTGA
- a CDS encoding S8 family serine peptidase — translation MRRVAVAALSAILLGGLPAAALTPPAAGPPGSAPGATAAQAAAAGPATHTVTLITGDRISVRGSGDGLTLVPVAAPRPDGRTVSFHSFRQGARHYVIPSDVAPLVGDTLDLALFDVAGLIEAGYDDAALAAAGRGSLPVIVQSTPAMARTADAADWDGLGVTTERTLQSIGAVAGSVDLATGAGTRPANVWGLLGELGAPSATAGGTGARAAAAGVTKVWLDGKVEALDADSTPQVGAPEAWAAGYTGEGVTVGVVDTGVDATHPDLDESVVAARDFTGGGNPADGFGHGTHVASIVAGSGDADPDMTGVAPGADIINAKVLDDSGSGEWSWIIDGMEWAAQEGAQVLNLSLGESGNYTDGTDPASQAVNALTEQYGVLVVAAAGNDGPGLGTVSPPAVADSALAVAAVDDDDVRAEFSSAGPRAGDGALKPDIAGPGMGIIAARAAGTEMGEPVGDSYVIASGTSMATPHVAGAAAVLLSAHPDLTWQQVKSTLMSSAQSGGNSLWEEGTGRVWIPGAIGQQVTASPASVSLGGFEFPQDGVDPVTRTVTYTNSGDADAVLDLAVDVTDDGEPAPGAVTLSADSVTVPAGGTASVDVTAYPAEVGIGNIGGAITATGDAGTVRTTVGFVNEPELFDLTIRATDLDGSPADAGDDFFVVQGIDDWNYFRFSEFDDSGTYTARVPAGRYSVSGFTVVSDEAFAPLSSTSAAFPLVDVTEDTELVVDGEAAQPVTIDTARETDSGTTAVNLVYDIDGSRMGNTFFGELGDLYTMPVAEPAAGHYQQSWTALLDEKLLDVQAGDLGLDLVALGVPEPMTGTFELPLVDAGLGEDFYGAGGAWALVEHAGPETLQGVADDAAAAGVEALLVAGSEKGYVLDWLDSAPLPVFGVPAAQADSLQAALDAGPVMLSVAGKAVPSYSYALGINRDGSVADEPISYVANGRNTGQLRVSVTAPAPGADPYVGGMVWTPGGGVGVLSRTPAPHTRTVFVSADEDVSYSPSASVGEDDPFFGLFEGAARSFEPGEKASDRLLAPVFHGGGGAALRAGNAMAMVFPTYVDDAGHAMPVLPGEDAQTRLRLWAGQELVADADGSTWLFAEDLPAARTPYRMRLDTAYSGAWWRTSTKVSTEWRFSSATGGTEEEPLTLPLLQVDYGVPSGPDGSVGRTAKLVLSADYQGSADASIRGMRLWASSDDGKSWREVDLKRGKGDTFRATVKAARGADYVSLKAQATDVDGGRVTETVIRAYAVD, via the coding sequence ATGCGCCGCGTCGCTGTTGCCGCACTGTCCGCAATTCTCCTCGGGGGGTTGCCTGCCGCAGCCCTCACCCCACCTGCCGCAGGTCCACCGGGCTCGGCGCCCGGCGCAACTGCGGCACAGGCCGCCGCGGCTGGCCCCGCAACGCACACCGTCACTCTGATCACGGGCGACCGGATCTCGGTCCGTGGCTCGGGGGACGGCCTCACGCTCGTCCCCGTTGCCGCACCGCGGCCCGACGGCCGCACGGTGTCCTTCCACTCCTTCCGGCAGGGCGCCCGGCACTACGTGATCCCGTCCGACGTCGCGCCACTGGTCGGGGACACTCTCGACCTCGCACTGTTCGACGTCGCAGGCCTGATCGAGGCCGGGTACGACGACGCGGCGCTGGCCGCCGCGGGCCGCGGCTCGCTTCCCGTCATCGTGCAGTCCACCCCGGCGATGGCCAGGACCGCCGACGCCGCGGACTGGGACGGGCTCGGCGTCACCACCGAGCGGACCCTGCAGTCCATCGGTGCCGTCGCGGGCTCGGTCGACCTCGCGACCGGCGCGGGCACCCGGCCCGCCAACGTGTGGGGCCTGCTCGGCGAGCTGGGCGCTCCATCAGCCACCGCGGGTGGGACCGGGGCCAGGGCTGCTGCCGCGGGCGTCACCAAGGTGTGGCTCGACGGCAAGGTCGAGGCCCTCGATGCGGACTCGACGCCGCAGGTGGGGGCGCCGGAGGCGTGGGCCGCCGGCTACACCGGCGAGGGCGTGACGGTCGGCGTCGTCGACACCGGCGTCGACGCCACGCACCCCGACCTTGACGAGAGCGTCGTCGCGGCGCGCGACTTCACGGGCGGCGGGAACCCGGCCGACGGGTTCGGCCACGGCACCCACGTCGCATCGATCGTGGCGGGCAGCGGCGACGCCGACCCGGACATGACTGGTGTGGCCCCGGGCGCGGACATCATCAACGCAAAGGTGCTGGACGACTCCGGCTCCGGCGAGTGGTCGTGGATCATCGACGGCATGGAGTGGGCCGCCCAGGAGGGCGCCCAGGTGCTCAACCTGAGCCTGGGGGAGTCGGGCAACTACACCGACGGCACCGACCCCGCGTCCCAGGCGGTGAACGCGCTCACCGAGCAGTACGGCGTGCTCGTGGTGGCAGCGGCCGGCAACGACGGACCGGGCCTGGGGACGGTCTCGCCGCCCGCGGTCGCGGACTCGGCCCTCGCCGTTGCCGCCGTGGACGACGACGACGTGCGAGCGGAGTTCTCCAGCGCCGGTCCCCGGGCCGGGGACGGTGCGCTGAAGCCGGACATCGCGGGGCCGGGTATGGGCATCATTGCCGCGCGGGCTGCCGGAACGGAGATGGGCGAACCGGTGGGCGACTCGTACGTCATCGCCAGCGGCACATCGATGGCGACCCCGCACGTGGCGGGCGCGGCGGCGGTGCTGCTCTCGGCCCACCCGGACCTCACCTGGCAGCAGGTCAAGTCGACGCTCATGTCCTCGGCTCAGTCCGGCGGTAACTCCCTGTGGGAGGAGGGCACCGGCCGGGTATGGATCCCGGGAGCCATCGGGCAGCAGGTCACGGCGAGCCCGGCCTCCGTCTCGCTGGGCGGTTTCGAGTTCCCGCAGGACGGCGTGGACCCGGTCACCAGGACCGTCACCTACACGAACTCGGGGGACGCGGACGCAGTGCTCGACCTGGCGGTCGACGTCACCGACGACGGCGAGCCCGCCCCGGGCGCCGTGACCCTGAGCGCGGACAGCGTGACCGTCCCGGCCGGCGGCACCGCGAGCGTCGACGTCACGGCATACCCGGCCGAGGTCGGCATCGGCAACATCGGCGGCGCGATCACTGCGACCGGCGACGCCGGGACGGTTCGTACGACTGTCGGCTTCGTCAACGAGCCGGAGCTGTTCGACCTGACGATCAGGGCCACGGACCTCGACGGCAGCCCCGCTGATGCCGGGGACGACTTCTTTGTGGTCCAAGGGATCGATGACTGGAACTACTTCAGGTTCTCGGAGTTCGACGACAGCGGCACCTACACCGCACGGGTACCCGCCGGTCGGTACAGCGTGTCTGGTTTCACTGTTGTGTCCGACGAGGCCTTCGCCCCGCTGAGCTCCACGTCGGCGGCCTTCCCGCTCGTTGACGTCACCGAGGACACGGAACTGGTGGTGGACGGGGAGGCGGCGCAGCCCGTCACCATCGATACGGCCCGGGAGACCGACTCCGGCACTACCGCCGTGAACCTTGTCTACGACATCGACGGGTCCAGGATGGGCAACACGTTCTTCGGTGAGCTCGGCGACCTGTACACCATGCCGGTGGCGGAGCCCGCAGCCGGGCACTACCAGCAGTCGTGGACGGCGCTCCTCGACGAGAAGCTTCTCGACGTGCAGGCGGGTGACCTCGGTCTCGACCTGGTCGCGCTGGGCGTGCCCGAGCCGATGACCGGGACCTTCGAGTTGCCCTTGGTTGACGCCGGCCTCGGCGAGGACTTCTACGGCGCCGGCGGTGCGTGGGCGCTCGTGGAGCATGCAGGCCCTGAGACGCTGCAGGGTGTGGCCGACGACGCTGCGGCGGCCGGGGTCGAGGCGCTCCTTGTCGCGGGCAGCGAGAAGGGTTACGTACTGGACTGGCTGGACTCCGCGCCGCTCCCGGTCTTCGGGGTGCCCGCCGCGCAGGCGGACTCGCTGCAGGCGGCGCTGGACGCCGGCCCGGTGATGCTCTCGGTCGCGGGCAAGGCCGTGCCGTCATACTCGTACGCGCTCGGCATCAACCGGGACGGCTCGGTGGCCGACGAGCCGATCTCGTACGTCGCGAACGGGCGCAACACCGGGCAGCTGCGGGTCTCGGTGACGGCCCCTGCGCCGGGTGCCGACCCGTACGTGGGCGGCATGGTGTGGACGCCTGGGGGCGGGGTGGGCGTGCTGAGCAGGACTCCGGCTCCCCACACGCGCACTGTGTTCGTGTCGGCCGACGAGGACGTGTCCTACTCGCCCAGTGCGTCAGTCGGTGAGGATGACCCGTTCTTCGGGTTGTTCGAGGGCGCTGCGCGGAGCTTCGAGCCGGGTGAGAAGGCGTCCGACCGTCTGCTGGCGCCGGTGTTCCACGGTGGTGGAGGCGCCGCGCTGCGCGCCGGGAACGCCATGGCCATGGTGTTCCCGACCTATGTGGACGATGCGGGCCACGCCATGCCCGTGTTGCCGGGCGAGGACGCACAGACGCGGCTGCGACTGTGGGCCGGCCAGGAGCTCGTGGCTGACGCCGACGGCTCGACCTGGTTGTTTGCCGAGGACCTGCCGGCGGCGCGCACTCCGTACCGGATGCGGCTCGACACGGCCTACTCCGGTGCCTGGTGGCGCACGTCGACCAAGGTCTCGACCGAGTGGCGCTTCAGTTCCGCCACCGGGGGCACCGAGGAGGAGCCGCTGACCCTTCCGCTGCTCCAAGTCGACTACGGCGTTCCGTCGGGGCCGGACGGCTCGGTGGGCCGGACGGCGAAGCTCGTCCTGTCGGCCGACTATCAGGGATCCGCAGACGCAAGCATCAGGGGCATGCGCCTGTGGGCTTCGTCCGACGACGGGAAGAGCTGGCGCGAGGTAGACCTGAAGCGCGGCAAGGGCGACACGTTCCGCGCCACGGTCAAGGCCGCACGGGGTGCGGACTACGTGTCGCTCAAGGCCCAGGCCACCGACGTCGACGGCGGACGCGTCACGGAGACGGTGATCCGGGCGTACGCGGTCGACTGA
- a CDS encoding DUF1232 domain-containing protein: MREENKRGKNPRKFTWQEILTFVAGAGYVASPIDLLSEGVLGPLGLGDDAIAIIIAGVTLFKAVQRFRKHRPVAGTAGDTTSGGKSTGGPTAGGTGAGASSSGTAAPGMSPSDKTIPGTAEDVTDRKRRR; this comes from the coding sequence ATGCGCGAGGAAAACAAGCGGGGCAAGAACCCCAGGAAGTTCACCTGGCAGGAGATCCTCACGTTCGTCGCGGGCGCCGGATACGTGGCCAGCCCGATCGACCTCCTCTCGGAAGGCGTGCTGGGGCCGCTCGGTCTCGGCGACGACGCGATAGCGATCATCATCGCCGGGGTCACCCTGTTCAAGGCGGTGCAGCGGTTCCGCAAGCACCGTCCGGTAGCGGGCACGGCCGGGGACACGACGTCGGGTGGTAAGTCGACGGGCGGCCCGACGGCGGGCGGTACCGGGGCGGGCGCCTCGTCGTCGGGCACCGCTGCGCCGGGGATGTCGCCGTCGGACAAGACGATCCCGGGCACCGCGGAGGACGTGACGGATCGCAAGCGCCGGCGCTGA
- a CDS encoding NAD(P)/FAD-dependent oxidoreductase, translating to MTSDNAPQVLVVGGGPTGAATAIALRRELPDAHVTVVDKATFPRDKTCGDGLGPGARRVLDGLGLSAQLGQFHMPMSVAISGPGGVEALARGPLMEGHDLAGYVTPRLELDDLLLGAARDAGAEVREGVSFESLAPDGGGERVTLSDGTARFDLVVGADGAYSNVRRALGVERPAMRHTLIAMRAYGKVTHPDKPVSDTLRFDFMESLLPVYGWVFPLPDDGANLGVGIPVNHLKRQTARHGRTLRDLFDLYVEDLQRRGFEVSGVERVAAHQLPHAAARTPMTAQGHAAVLLGDAAATINPLSGEGIFYGMAAGVQLAEHLGALQRSGESWRGAALPDALAGFERAHRRRFARHFRECHLAQQLMRSKFWAGIATRAVATSDEAMAHVALMLFDEQSAGSRGLLRLAASSLRPLLPLGRRSR from the coding sequence GTGACCAGCGACAACGCACCTCAGGTTCTTGTTGTCGGAGGCGGCCCCACTGGCGCCGCGACGGCCATCGCCCTGCGCCGGGAGCTGCCCGACGCGCACGTGACGGTGGTCGACAAGGCGACGTTCCCGCGGGACAAGACCTGCGGCGACGGGCTCGGCCCGGGCGCCCGTCGGGTGCTCGACGGGCTCGGCCTGTCGGCGCAGCTGGGGCAGTTCCACATGCCGATGTCGGTGGCGATCAGCGGCCCGGGCGGCGTTGAGGCGCTCGCACGCGGCCCGCTCATGGAGGGCCATGACCTCGCCGGATACGTGACGCCGCGGCTCGAGCTGGACGACCTGCTGCTCGGCGCGGCCCGGGACGCGGGCGCCGAGGTGCGCGAGGGCGTCTCGTTCGAGAGCCTGGCCCCGGACGGCGGCGGTGAACGGGTCACGCTGTCCGACGGCACGGCCCGCTTCGACCTCGTAGTCGGCGCCGACGGCGCCTACTCCAACGTGCGGCGCGCCCTGGGTGTCGAGCGCCCGGCGATGCGGCACACCCTCATCGCCATGCGCGCGTACGGGAAGGTCACGCACCCGGACAAGCCGGTGAGCGACACCCTCCGGTTCGACTTCATGGAGTCGCTCCTGCCGGTCTACGGCTGGGTCTTCCCGCTGCCCGACGACGGCGCCAACCTCGGCGTCGGCATCCCGGTGAACCACCTCAAGCGACAGACGGCGCGCCACGGCCGTACGCTGCGGGACCTCTTCGACCTGTACGTCGAGGATCTGCAGCGGCGCGGCTTCGAGGTGTCCGGGGTGGAGCGGGTCGCCGCCCACCAGCTGCCGCACGCCGCCGCCCGCACGCCGATGACGGCCCAGGGGCACGCCGCGGTGCTGCTCGGAGATGCGGCCGCGACGATCAACCCGCTGAGCGGCGAGGGCATCTTCTACGGCATGGCGGCGGGCGTGCAGCTCGCGGAGCACCTAGGGGCGCTGCAGCGCTCGGGCGAGTCCTGGCGGGGTGCGGCGCTCCCAGACGCGCTGGCCGGGTTCGAGCGGGCGCACCGCCGCCGGTTCGCCAGGCACTTCCGGGAGTGCCACCTGGCGCAGCAGCTCATGCGCTCCAAGTTCTGGGCCGGTATCGCGACCCGTGCGGTCGCCACGTCGGACGAGGCGATGGCGCACGTGGCTCTCATGCTGTTCGACGAGCAGTCGGCCGGATCGCGCGGGCTGCTGCGCCTCGCCGCGAGCAGCCTGCGTCCGCTGCTGCCCCTGGGGCGGCGGAGTCGTTGA
- a CDS encoding 1-acyl-sn-glycerol-3-phosphate acyltransferase — MSRTIRRAVARLIWAGTGYRMRSGPAPTRPTIFIGAPHTSNKDFFLMLAIAFEMDLKIRFLIKESWFKGPMAGLMRSLGGIPVDRNDPASIVDEILAAVARGEEFHLVVTPEGTRGAGSGYWKSGFYRIAQKSGLPVTLGYVDGVARVAGLGPSIEITGDVGADMDVIRAFYKDKTGVKPANRVEPRLRSEDEPRSTTPGASGEGV, encoded by the coding sequence ATGTCACGCACCATCCGCCGGGCCGTTGCACGACTGATCTGGGCCGGCACCGGCTACCGGATGCGTTCGGGACCCGCCCCGACGAGGCCGACCATCTTCATCGGGGCGCCGCACACGTCCAACAAGGACTTCTTCCTCATGTTGGCCATCGCGTTCGAGATGGACCTCAAGATCCGCTTCCTCATCAAGGAGTCCTGGTTCAAGGGGCCCATGGCGGGGCTCATGCGATCGCTGGGCGGCATTCCCGTCGACCGCAACGACCCGGCCAGCATCGTCGACGAGATCCTGGCCGCCGTCGCCCGGGGTGAGGAGTTCCATCTCGTCGTGACGCCGGAGGGTACCCGCGGCGCCGGGTCGGGCTACTGGAAGTCGGGCTTCTACCGCATCGCACAGAAGAGCGGCCTTCCCGTGACGCTCGGGTACGTCGACGGCGTCGCCCGGGTCGCCGGCCTTGGGCCGAGCATTGAGATCACCGGCGACGTCGGAGCCGACATGGACGTGATCCGCGCCTTCTACAAGGACAAGACGGGCGTCAAGCCGGCCAACCGCGTGGAACCGCGCCTCCGCTCGGAGGACGAGCCCCGCTCGACGACGCCAGGGGCGTCAGGCGAGGGCGTCTAG